A genomic segment from Aegilops tauschii subsp. strangulata cultivar AL8/78 chromosome 1, Aet v6.0, whole genome shotgun sequence encodes:
- the LOC141027768 gene encoding uncharacterized protein produces MAYLSSTEPIVADDWLCKIGRELATAGCNDAEKVKFGAHQLDGPAAAWWENYTTTYPLESVTWTQFQQAFRTAHVSAGAMSLKKKEFCSLRQGGRTVSQYVDEFSKLAHYAPEDVATDAAKQEKFLEGLNDELGVQLTVATFANYQELVDKATILEGKHQQMENRKRKYGHGKYNSGVQQKPRYSPYSGSSGSGTSKFGGNHHNHGGHIQHGGNGHNHHGHKHGNGNGNGGNGNQQHFNSSTPIKKDLSHITCFKCKKIGHYSNECPEQQNGNGNGNSGGKKPNPFTKGHVNHVNVEEVYEQPDAVIGKANVVADALSRKSYVNTLTAGGLPQELCDELRDIQLEIVPRGYVAALEVQSSLLGRIREA; encoded by the exons ATGGCTTACCTTAG CAGCACGGAGCCGATTGTCGCGGATGACTGGCTCTGCAAGATAGGAAGGGAGCTGGCCACGGCAGGATGCAATGATGCTGAGAAGGTGAAGTTTGGCGCCCATCAGCTGGATGGCCCGGCCGCTGcttggtgggagaactacaccaCCACATACCCCTTGGAGAGTGTGACTTGGACTCAGTTCCAGCAGGCGTTCCGCACTGctcatgtctcagctggagccaTGAGTCTGAAGAAGAAGGAGTTCTGCAGCTTGCGCCAGGGAGGACGCACGGTATCCCAGTATGTTGATGAGTTCAGTAAGTTGGCCCATTATGCCCCAGAGGACGTGGCCACTGATGCAGCCAAGCAAGAGAAGTTTCTGGAGGGACTGAACGATGAGTTGGGAGTTCAGTTGACTGTGGCGACCTTTGCGAACTATCAGGAGCTGGTTGATAAGGCTACCATTCTCGAAGGCAAGCACCAGCAGATGGAGAATCGTAAGAGGAAGTACGGTCACgggaagtataactctggagTTCAACAGAAACCCCGCTACAGCCCGTACTCAGGAAGTTCTGGATCAGGCACTAGCAAGTTTGGAGGGAAtcatcataaccatggaggccacattCAGCATGGAGGAAATGGACACAACCACCATGGTCACAAGCATGGAAATGGCAATGGCAATGGAGGGAATGGCAACCAGCAGCATTTCAACTCTTCTACACCAATTAAGAAAGATCTGAGTCACATCACTTGCTTCAAATGCAAGAAGATAGggcactactccaatgagtgtccCGAGCAGCAGAATGGGAATGGAAATGGGAATTCTGGAGGCAAGAAGCCTAATCCTTTCACTAAGGGGCATGTGAATCATGTCAATGTGGAGGAGGTCTATGAGCAGCCTGACGCAGTGATTG gaaaagCCAATGTTGTGGCAGATGCTTTGAGCCGTAAGAGTTATGTTAATACCCTTACAGCAGGAGGTTTACCTCAGGAGTTATGTGATGAGCTTAGAGACATTCagttggaaatagttccaagaggttatgtTGCCGCACTCGAGGTACAGTCCTCCTTGTTGGGAAGAATCAGAGAGGCCTAG